From the Lolium rigidum isolate FL_2022 chromosome 2, APGP_CSIRO_Lrig_0.1, whole genome shotgun sequence genome, one window contains:
- the LOC124688631 gene encoding pirin-like protein: MSGSTCVSLAPSSVAVAPPARAAEETHSDGMITIQSDEAPMILSKPRAVVQTLTCQRRPLGDGFAYRRSIGGPELESLDPILSFDDFEFTGPANFGDHPHRGFESLTYVLEGSIGFHDFSGHKGTINTGDAQWTTVGRGVVHAEVPAGQGVQRGLNFWINLAAKDKMVEPSYQELASVDIPTVEKDGVTVKVIVGEAQGVRSPLQTRTPVMSLDITVGPGAHLLQAVPAGWSACAYVIDGEASFGPSARATRQHECAVFGAKGYGVDARSGDADASTRFLLVAARPHGEKVVREGYFVMNTREELEQAMDDYRNHRNGFEMAVGWTSDHVAKPAQ; this comes from the exons ATGTCCGGCAGCACTTGCGTCTCCTTGGCTCCCTCCTCGGTCGCCGTTGCGCCGCCGGCAAGGGCGGCGGAGGAGACCCATTCCGACGGGATGATCACCATCCAAAG TGACGAGGCGCCCATGATCCTGAGCAAGCCGAGGGCGGTGGTTCAGACATTGACGTGCCAGCGCCGGCCCCTCGGCGACGGCTTCGCCTACAGGAGGAGCATTGGCGG GCCTGAGTTGGAGAGTTTGGATCCGATCCTTTCCTTCGATGACTTTGAAT TCACGGGTCCAGCAAACTTTGGTGATCATCCACACAGAG GATTTGAGAGTCTTACCTACGTACTTGAG GGCAGCATCGGTTTCCATGATTTTTCAGGCCACAAGGGAACCATCAATACAGGAGATGCTCAG TGGACGACGGTGGGGCGCGGGGTGGTGCACGCGGAGGTGCCGGCCGGACAGGGCGTGCAGAGGGGGCTCAACTTCTGGATAAACCTCGCCGCCAAGGACAAGAT GGTGGAACCAAGTTACCAGGAGCTGGCGAGCGTCGACATCCCCACAGTTGAGAAGGACGGCGTGACCGTCAAGGTCATCGTCGGCGAGGCCCAGGGCGTGCGCTCGCCGCTCCAGACACGCACCCCGGTCATGAGCCTCGACATCACCGTCGGCCCCGGAGCGCACCTGCTCCAGgcagtccccgccggctggagcgctTGCGCGTATGTCATCGACGGCGAGGCCAGCTTCGGGCCGTCCGCCAGAGCCACGCGCCAGCACGAGTGTGCTGTGTTCGGCGCCAAAGGCTACGGCGTGGACGCGCGGAGCGGCGATGCCGACGCCTCGACCAGGTTCCtgctggtggcggcgcggccgcacGGCGAGAAGGTGGTGCGGGAGGGCTACTTCGTGATGAACACAAGGGAAGAGCTGGAGCAGGCGATGGACGACTACCGGAACCACCGCAACGGCTTCGAGATGGCCGTTGGCTGGACCTCCGACCACGTCGCCAAACCGGCACAGTGA